GCCTGGGCAGCTTGGCCATGGCGAAGCCGATACCGATGTAGTTGAGGAAGATGTGCGGTCTGCCGCCGCCCCGCAGCAGGTCGCGGGTGCGGTGCCGGTTCGGGCCCATGGCGTCGCGGACCGCGCAGGCCATGGTGGCGCCCTCGTAGGCGAAACCTCTGTTCAGCGGGTCGACGAGTGCGAGCCGGCGCTCGGTGGTGGCCAGGTCCTTGTCCTCGATGCCCCACTCGAAGCCGGTGACGACCGCCTGCGGCACGGCCTCCAGTTGCCGTGTGCGCTCGTCCGGCTCGACGGGGAAGCCGCGCCCGGCGAAACTCACGTCGTCCAGGGACGGGGCCATGATCAGCCTGCGCAGCGCTCCCAGTGCGGGCACGGGCGCCTCCTCTTGTGCGCCGCTACGGCCGGCGGCGGGAGGAGCCATCGTGGGCGAACCGGGCGGCGCGCGGCATCTTCGCGTGTGCGCTCCGGTGAGGTGTTCAGCGGTTGCGGCGCACGTCCACTTCCTCGTCGTGCACGGCGCGCCCGCACTGGGCGCAGCGCAGCTCGACGTGGACGGGGCCGTCGCAGCCCACGTGGTCGGCGCGGCGCGGCGGCCCGAGCTCCTGCGGCAGATTGCGGTCCCCCCACTGCATCAGGGCGATCACGGCCCGGGTCAGATCGCGGCCGGCGGGGGTGAGCCGGTACTCGTGCCGCACGGGCTTGTCCTGGTACGGCACCCGCTCCATCACGCCGTGCTCGACCAGCCGGGCCAGCCGGGTGGCGAGCACGTTGCGGGCGATGTCCAGGTGGGAGAGGAACCCGTCGAAGCGGGTGGTGCCGAGCAGCGCCGAACGGATGATCAGCAGGGTCCAGCGCTCGCCGATGACCTCCAGGGACCGGGCGAGGCTGCAGTCCTGTCCCGCGTACGTGTGTCTCAGCATGCGCTCACTCTAGGGCTCGACGAGTTGCGTGAAGGAACTCGAAGTGGCGAAGTCGTCGGGGCGCCCGCCCGGCCGCTCAGGCGGCGGCCAGCATCCTCTCCCCGCCCCCGGTGGGACGCCGCTCGATGCGGCTGTAGGCGTACGCCGCGGAGACCAGTGACATGTGGTGGTGCCAGCCCGGGTACGAGCGGCCCTCGAAGTCGAGCAGACCGAACTCGTCGGACATCTCCCGCACCGAGCGCCCCGCCTGCCCGAGTGTCCGCGTCAGCGCGAGCAGCGACTCCGTCCGGGTGTGTGTGAGGCTGGTCAGCCACAACTGGAGGGTGCGCCGGCCGCTGTCGGACCGGGTGGCCAGCAGCCGGTAGGTGCGGTGGATCCGGTCGCCGTTCGCGCCGCGCTGGGGCAGCCGTACGAAGCTCGACATGACGGTGGTGCGGCGGCCCCGTCCGTCCCAGGGGGCCACGCTCTCCATCCGGGTCAGGGTGCCCGCGTCGAACTCGAACAGGCTGCGGGCGGAGAGCACCAGGCCCTGCCCGTCGCCCCCGTGGGGACGCTGCAGCCGCAGATGGCGGCCGACGGTGACCTGGAGGGTGTCCGGGACGGCGACCACGAAGTCGCGTCCCCGCAGGGCGAGTCCCCGCACCAGGGCCTCCGCGCTGGTTCCGCCGACCGCCTCCAGGTCGGCGACGACGGGCAGGGGCGCGGTCCGGCTCGCGGCGCCGAGAGCGTCGACGAGGTCGAGGGCGTGCTGCTCGACGGAGCGGGGGCCGATCTCGTCGGGGATGCGGGTTCGCAGACGGCGCTCGGGGTCCTTCGTCCACGAACCGGGAAGCAGCAGGCGCCAGTCGACGGGCACGGCCTGGTCGTAGGAGGAGAGGAAGACCCCGACGCCCAGCTGGCACGTGACCGAGCGGCCCGTGGACGGCAGGAACCGGCGGTGCACACCGCAGGAGTGCTCCCCGCGCTTGCGCAGGACCGCCTGGCCGAGCACCCAGGCGCGCGGGGTCATCTGCTGCTCGGCCCATCTGGTGAGCTCCGCCCGGACAGGCATCCAGTCCCAGGGGCTGGCGTTGACGAACTGGTGGAGCGACTGCGAGGCGGCGGGTGAAGAAGAGATCGCTGCCGCGAGGCGGCGCACGGACTTCTTGCCCGAGGTGGTCAGCAGGCTGTGCACGTAGGCCTGAGCCCAGCGCCGCTGGTCGACCCGTGGCAGGCACTCGAAGATTCTCTCGGCGAACACCGGCAACGATGTGCGAGTGGCCGTCAGAGCGTACGCACCCATGGCTAGTTTCCTCCCCTGCTGTCGGCCTGCGGCTGCCGACCAGGCTAAAATAATAGCGAACGACCTCTTTTTTTTGCGACTCAGGAGAGTTGCCGGATGCACTTCGCCAAGTCCATTCCCGCCACCCGCTGCCGTCCCGCCCAGGCGGTACGCCGCAGACCTCCCCGGGGCGTCCCGTCGGCCACGCCCACCACCCCTGTGACCTGCCGTTATCCGGAGCGTCTTGGGCAACTCCGCCTTGCCGCCGGAGAAAGGGAGCGACAGTCTTGGAGCGAAGAGTGAACGCCAGTCCCCCTCGGGACGCGCCGGCGGTGCGCCGACGGGCCGGAGTCGAGGTCCTCGCATGTCCGGTGGCCGAGAGCCCTCTTCGGGAGACGGTGTGGTGAGACAGGAGAGGGCCGTGCGCACGCGTCAGGCGCTGGTCGACGCGGCAGCGGAGGAGTTCGACCGCTACGGGTACGACGGGACGTCGCTGTCGCGCATCAGCGCGGTGGCCGGCATGTCCATCGGCGCCGTGACGTTCCACTTTCCGTCGAAGGTGGACCTCGCGGACGCGGTGCAGCAGGAGGGACGTTCGGTGACGCTCGGCGCGCTGGACCTCCTGACCGCCGAGCCGGCGCCGCCGCTGCGCATGGTGGTCGATCTGACCCTCGAACTGGCCAGGCTGATGGAGCAGGAGCCCTCGGTGCGCTCCGCCATCCGCCTGAGCCGGGAGCGTCCCGGCACCGACGCCTGGTCGACCGCGTGGCTGCCGACGGTCCGGAGGCTGCTCGACCGGGCCTACGAATGCGGCCAGCTGCGTACGGACGCCCTGCCCGCGGACGTCACGACGCTCGTGGAGCATCTGACGAACGGGGCCGAGGCGTACCTGCGCAGCCGGACGGGCTCGGACCCCGCCTTCGAGAGCGCCGTCGCCCAGCTCAAGCGGGTCTGGCACCTCGCGCTCGTCGGCGTGTCCGCCGAGGGGCCGGACGCGCCGCGCATGGCGTGTGCGCCGCCCGAGGGCACACGGGCGCGCTGACGGGCCGTCGGGCGGACGACCGCGTCCGCCCGACGGCCCGCCTGCCGCTTCGCTACACGGCGGTCCGGCCGCCGTCCACGGCCATCGCGGCCCCCGTGACGAAGGAGGCGCGCGGGCTGCTGAGCCAGAGCGCGGCGTGGGCAACCTCCTCGGGGGCCGCCATCCGCTTCTGTATCTGGCGCGAGACGAAGACCTCCTGCAGGTGGGGGTGGGTCTCCAGCGCCCCGTCGAGGAGTTCGGTCCGAGTGCTGCCCACGACCAGGGAGTTGACCCGGATGCCGCGATCGCCGTACTGCGCCGCGGCGGCCTTCGTCATCCCGATCACCGCGTGCTTGGCGGCGACGTACGGCGCTCCCGCCACGGTCGCCACCACTCCCGCCGTGCTGGCGGTGTTCACGACCGCGCCCTCCCCGGAGGGGAACATCGCCGGGAGCTGATGGCGCAGGCAGTTCCACGTCCCCCGCACGTTCACGTCCATCACCTGCTCGAACACGGCGTCGTCGGTTTCGTGCAGATCGGTGCCCACCGTGCCCCACCCGGCGTTGTTGAACGCCACGTCCAGCCGGCCGAACCTCTCCAGAGCCGCTTCCACCACCCGTCTCACGTCCTCGGCGAACACGACGTCGCCGGGTGCCGCCAGTGCTCGCCCCCCGTTCGCGACGATCTGGTCGGCGATCTCCTTCAGGCGGTCCTCACGCCTCGCCATGAGGACGACCGCCGCCCCCTCCTCGGCGAACAACCGGGCCGCCGCCGCGCCGATCCCGCTGGAAGCCCCGGTGATCATGGCGACTTTGCCGCTCAGCAGACCGCCGGCATCTCTTTCCGCACCTTCGTTCAACGTCTTGCCCCCTGATGAGTAGAAACGGACGACGAGCGGGAACCGCGCGTGCGGTGCGGCCCGTTCACGCCGGCGTGACGGCCGAGGGGCCCCATACCGTGCCGTCGGCGGCCTCGGCATCGACGGCACGCAGCATCGGCTCGTCGATGTGGTGCAGCGAGTCCACGAGATGCCGCACCCCCACCTCCTGCATCAGTTCGCGCTGGAAGCCGTGCTCGAAGCCGCTCGGGTGCCCGATGAACGGCACGCCGAGCTCCTTGGCCTTCTCCGCCACCCGGGCCACGTCGTCGATGAACACCGCCTGGGTACGGGCGAGACCGAACACGTCGGACGTGATCTCCTCGATGCCGGGACGGAAGTCGTTGGTGCAGACGTATGCCGGACCGTCGAAGAGGTGGGCCCACTCGCCGAGGAAGCGGTCGAAGTGCTCCCGGCCCAGACCCCCGTAGCAGATCGTCCTCAGCCCCAGATTCCGCAGGCGTTGCACCAGTTCGATCGCGCCGTCAAGGAGCCGGACCGGATGTTCACTCACATGGGCGTCCCTTTCGGCGAAGTACGCCTTGAGGGCTTCCGGCCCGGTCATCGGCACGCCTACCACGCGCGCCATGTACTCGCTCGCCACGTGCTGGGGCTGCGAGAAGACCCGCCGCTCGACCTCGGCGGTGTAGGCTCCACCGCGGCTGACGATGAAGCGATGGATGACCGGACTGAAGGTGTCGTTCAGCAGCACGCCGTCGATGTTGAGCGCGGCGAGCCGCAACTGCCGAAGTCCTAGAGGCAACAGGTCTCCTGAGTCGGTCACGGACGGTGGAGTGAACGAGAAGGTGTGCTCAGGGGGCGCCGGCGAGGATGCCACGATCAGGCGAAGCGGTGCACGTTCAGGTCGATGGACTCCACGACCCGCTCGTCGGCGATGCCCGGCAGGAGGATCCGCCACATCGCCACGGTCCGGTCGGGCAGGTCCTGGCGCCCGGACACGGCGTTCGCGTACATCTGCATCCCCGTGCACGCACCGACGACGAACTCGGCCAGCTGACCGACGTCGACCGACTCCCTGAGCTCGCCCTCGTGCTGAGACCCCCTCAGGGTGATCTCCAGGATCCGGGCCCATTCCAGGAACGGCGTCGCGTCCCGCACGGTGACGCCGTCCTGCTCGTTGGTGAGCCGGACCCCCGCGCGGAGCAGGACGTCACGCTGTATCTGCCAGGCCCACAGGAACGTCATGTCCACGATGCGCTGCAGTCCCTGCGCGTCCAGCTGGGGGACGACGGTGTCGGGCTGCGCGGTCATCACGGCACGCGCCAGGTCCTCCTTCGACTTGAAGTGGAAGTACATCGCGCCCTGCGAGACGCCGGCCCGCTTCATGATCTTGCTGATGCTGGCGCCTCTGAACCCGTATTCGTCGAAGACCTCGGCGGCCCCCAGGATGATGGCCTCCCGCGTCTTCACTGCTCGATCCTGCTGCGGTTTGGCCATCGGTGTTGTGCTCCCTCTCGACAAAAAAAACGAACAACCGATATTTTAAACCCCCGACCCCGGTTCCCGGTAGGGGACATAGGGGTACACATACGCACGCCCAGGGGAGAGGCATGCCGACAATCACAGAGCTCGCGGCAAGACCTGCACTCACCACCACCGTCGCCAGGGAGTACGTGCACCGGGCGGCTCTGTCGGAGGTCTTCCTGACCGGCTGGAACGAAGCCGGGCGCGACGCCTTCACCGTCACCGCGCAGCTGCCCCGCTGCCACACCTTCTACGTCCCCGAGTACGGGATGTACGACCCTCTGCTGCTGTGCGAGATGATCCGGCAGTCCAGCACTTTGCTGACGCACGTCGCGTACCAGGTTCCGTTCGGTCACCAACTCTCCTGGTCGCGCCTGCAGTTCGCCGTCAACCCCCAGGCCATGCGCATCGAGGACACCCCTGCGGACGTCGAACTCCACGTGACCTGTTCGGACATCCGCTACCACCGCTCGCTGCCGGTCACGATGTCGATGCACCTGGAGGCGGTCCGCAACGGCTCGCTGCTCGCTATGGCCAGCGTTCGCTTCGGCAGCCACTCACCCGCCGTGTACCAGCGTCTGCGCCCCGGGCGAGGCGACATCGACGAGATCTTCGCCAGCGCCCCGAAGCCGCCGGAGCCCGTATCGCGCAGCACCGTCGGCCGGCTGCGGAAGCAGGACATCGTGCTCTCGCCGGCCACGGAGCCTCTGCGCTGGCAGCTCCGCGTCGACACCAGCCACCCGGTCCTCTTCGACCACGCCCTCGACCACGTTCCGGGCATGCTGCTCCTGGAATCGGTGCGGCAGGCGGGGCAGGCCGTCCGGCCTTCGCGGGCCGGCGCCGTGCTGCCCGTGTCGATGGACGTCTCGTTCAACCACTACGTCGAGTTCGACGAGCCGTGCTGGATAGAGGCCGAGCCGACGGACGCCCCCTCGTCCTCGGGCACGCGCCGGACGATCCGCGTCAACGCCCTTCAGAAGGATTCCTTCGCGTTCAACGCGACTGCGGAGCTGGCGGACATCGACTCGTTCTGAGCGGCCGCTCCCCCGTTCACGACGGGGCGGAACGAACCCGATCCCGGCACAGCCCGAATCATCGAGAGGAAAAGGAGGATGTCATGTAAAGGGCCTGGGCGACTGATCCCCTCGGAGAGGACCGTCGCCGACCGACCACCAGTGAGCCACCACTGGACCGAGGCCAAGTGTCACACCGCCCGCCGAGCTGCCAACTCGACGGGCGAAGGCCCGTTCTGGGTGCCACCCCAGAACCGTGTACTACCAGGTTCTGCCAGAACCACGAAGCCGCAGAAGCGGCCTCTTCAACGCCTCCCGCACGGAGGCCTCATCTCCTGCTTCACGCTCACGTAGTTCACGCTCACGTGATTCTCGTACGGACCCTCTAGATCAAGAGGAGACCGCAGCCCCTACATCAGAAGGAGCACTCAGCCCCTACATCAGGAGGACACCTCAGCCTCGAGATCCAAATGGAGACCTCAGCAACTCCTCAGCTCTTGCATCAGGAGGAGACCTCAGCCCCGAGATCCGAAACGGAGACCTCATCATGATGAACCAATCCCCTGCGATTCTCCAGCCCTCCGGACATGCCGATGGGGCGGATTGCCGGGATAGTGCCGATTTCTTACCGATCAATTCGCGCCATCCTCAGGTCGGAACGAGCCCTTCCACTGCAGCTCCGCTCCCCCGCGGACGGGTGAAGGTGCCGATGCGGCTCGTGGAGTGCTCTCACTACGCCGACGCGGCGCTGAGTGTCTATATGAAGGTCAAGGCCCTCGGACTGCGCGCCGAAGGATGCACGGCCGGCGTCGCCACCATCGCCGGGTATCTCGGCTTCTCCGCCTCCACCGTGCAACGCAGCCTTGCGCAGCTTCG
The Streptomyces tirandamycinicus DNA segment above includes these coding regions:
- a CDS encoding winged helix-turn-helix transcriptional regulator is translated as MLRHTYAGQDCSLARSLEVIGERWTLLIIRSALLGTTRFDGFLSHLDIARNVLATRLARLVEHGVMERVPYQDKPVRHEYRLTPAGRDLTRAVIALMQWGDRNLPQELGPPRRADHVGCDGPVHVELRCAQCGRAVHDEEVDVRRNR
- a CDS encoding ScbA/BarX family gamma-butyrolactone biosynthesis protein codes for the protein MPTITELAARPALTTTVAREYVHRAALSEVFLTGWNEAGRDAFTVTAQLPRCHTFYVPEYGMYDPLLLCEMIRQSSTLLTHVAYQVPFGHQLSWSRLQFAVNPQAMRIEDTPADVELHVTCSDIRYHRSLPVTMSMHLEAVRNGSLLAMASVRFGSHSPAVYQRLRPGRGDIDEIFASAPKPPEPVSRSTVGRLRKQDIVLSPATEPLRWQLRVDTSHPVLFDHALDHVPGMLLLESVRQAGQAVRPSRAGAVLPVSMDVSFNHYVEFDEPCWIEAEPTDAPSSSGTRRTIRVNALQKDSFAFNATAELADIDSF
- a CDS encoding SDR family NAD(P)-dependent oxidoreductase is translated as MLSGKVAMITGASSGIGAAAARLFAEEGAAVVLMARREDRLKEIADQIVANGGRALAAPGDVVFAEDVRRVVEAALERFGRLDVAFNNAGWGTVGTDLHETDDAVFEQVMDVNVRGTWNCLRHQLPAMFPSGEGAVVNTASTAGVVATVAGAPYVAAKHAVIGMTKAAAAQYGDRGIRVNSLVVGSTRTELLDGALETHPHLQEVFVSRQIQKRMAAPEEVAHAALWLSSPRASFVTGAAMAVDGGRTAV
- a CDS encoding ScbR family autoregulator-binding transcription factor; amino-acid sequence: MAKPQQDRAVKTREAIILGAAEVFDEYGFRGASISKIMKRAGVSQGAMYFHFKSKEDLARAVMTAQPDTVVPQLDAQGLQRIVDMTFLWAWQIQRDVLLRAGVRLTNEQDGVTVRDATPFLEWARILEITLRGSQHEGELRESVDVGQLAEFVVGACTGMQMYANAVSGRQDLPDRTVAMWRILLPGIADERVVESIDLNVHRFA
- a CDS encoding IS701 family transposase; protein product: MGAYALTATRTSLPVFAERIFECLPRVDQRRWAQAYVHSLLTTSGKKSVRRLAAAISSSPAASQSLHQFVNASPWDWMPVRAELTRWAEQQMTPRAWVLGQAVLRKRGEHSCGVHRRFLPSTGRSVTCQLGVGVFLSSYDQAVPVDWRLLLPGSWTKDPERRLRTRIPDEIGPRSVEQHALDLVDALGAASRTAPLPVVADLEAVGGTSAEALVRGLALRGRDFVVAVPDTLQVTVGRHLRLQRPHGGDGQGLVLSARSLFEFDAGTLTRMESVAPWDGRGRRTTVMSSFVRLPQRGANGDRIHRTYRLLATRSDSGRRTLQLWLTSLTHTRTESLLALTRTLGQAGRSVREMSDEFGLLDFEGRSYPGWHHHMSLVSAAYAYSRIERRPTGGGERMLAAA
- a CDS encoding HAD family hydrolase encodes the protein MPLGLRQLRLAALNIDGVLLNDTFSPVIHRFIVSRGGAYTAEVERRVFSQPQHVASEYMARVVGVPMTGPEALKAYFAERDAHVSEHPVRLLDGAIELVQRLRNLGLRTICYGGLGREHFDRFLGEWAHLFDGPAYVCTNDFRPGIEEITSDVFGLARTQAVFIDDVARVAEKAKELGVPFIGHPSGFEHGFQRELMQEVGVRHLVDSLHHIDEPMLRAVDAEAADGTVWGPSAVTPA
- a CDS encoding TetR/AcrR family transcriptional regulator, which gives rise to MRTRQALVDAAAEEFDRYGYDGTSLSRISAVAGMSIGAVTFHFPSKVDLADAVQQEGRSVTLGALDLLTAEPAPPLRMVVDLTLELARLMEQEPSVRSAIRLSRERPGTDAWSTAWLPTVRRLLDRAYECGQLRTDALPADVTTLVEHLTNGAEAYLRSRTGSDPAFESAVAQLKRVWHLALVGVSAEGPDAPRMACAPPEGTRAR